The stretch of DNA TCGAGCGCGGCGAGGTGCCCGGCCGCGAGGTCTTCGACGTGGATGTAGTCGCGGACACCGGTGCCGTCCGGGGTGTCGTAGTCGTCGCCGAACACCGACAGCTTCTCGCGACGTCCCACGGCGACCTGCGACACGAACGGCATCAGGTTGTTCGGCGTACCGTTCGGATCCTCGCCGATCTCTCCGCTGGCATGCGCACCGACCGGATTGAAGTAGCGCAGCAGTGCGATGCGCATCGACGGATCGGCGACGGCCTGGTCGCGCAGCACCTGCTCGATCATCACCTTGGTCCAGCCGTACGGATTGGTGGCCGAGGTCGGCATGTCCTCGGTGCGCTCGCGGACCGTGTTCTCGCCGTACACCGTCGCCGACGACGAGAACACGAAAGTCTTGACCCCGTGCGCCTGCATCGCCGTGAGCACGGAGAACGCGGTGTCGAGGTTGTTGCGGTAGTACGAGAGCGGCTTCGCGACCGACTCGCCGACCGCCTTGAAGCCCGCGAAGTGGATCACCGCGTCGATCTGCTCGTCGGCGAACACTCGATCGGTGGCGACCTCGTCGGTCAGGTCCACGGTGTACACGGTCACGGGTTCGCCGGACAGCGCGACGAGCCGTCCGACGATGCTCGGCTTGGCGTTGCTGAAGTCGTCGGCGATCACCACGTCGTGTCCGGCCGCCTGAAGCTGCAGGACGGTGTGCGAGCCGATGTACCCCGCTCCTCCGGTGACGAGTACACGCATCAGATTC from Gordonia humi encodes:
- the galE gene encoding UDP-glucose 4-epimerase GalE; the encoded protein is MRVLVTGGAGYIGSHTVLQLQAAGHDVVIADDFSNAKPSIVGRLVALSGEPVTVYTVDLTDEVATDRVFADEQIDAVIHFAGFKAVGESVAKPLSYYRNNLDTAFSVLTAMQAHGVKTFVFSSSATVYGENTVRERTEDMPTSATNPYGWTKVMIEQVLRDQAVADPSMRIALLRYFNPVGAHASGEIGEDPNGTPNNLMPFVSQVAVGRREKLSVFGDDYDTPDGTGVRDYIHVEDLAAGHLAALEKIAHDDEPLSVWNLGSGQAISVLEVIAAFERASGRPIPYEVVPRRAGDLPAYWADPSKANAELGWKATRTIDDMCVDTWRWQSKNPNGFSDEQS